In the Vibrio gigantis genome, one interval contains:
- the fusA gene encoding elongation factor G, with amino-acid sequence MADLSKYRNIGIFAHVDAGKTTTTERILKLTGQIHKTGEVHDGESTTDFMEQEAERGITIQSAAVSCFWNDHRLNVIDTPGHVDFTVEVYRSLKVLDGGIGVFCGSGGVEPQSETNWRYANESEVSRLIFVNKLDRMGADFYNVVDQVKNVLGATPLVMVLPIGREDEFVGVVDLLSRKAYVWDDTGLPENYEIKDVPADMVDDVEQYREELIETAVEQDDDLMEAYMEGEEPSIEDIKRCIRKGTRDIAFFPTFCGSAFKNKGMQLILDAVVDYLPAPTEVDPQPLMDENGEETGEHAIVSTDETFKALAFKIMDDRFGALTFVRIYSGKLNKGDTILNSFTGKTERVGRMVEMQADDRNELTSAQAGDIIAIVGMKNVQTGHTLCDPKHQVTLEPMVFPTPVISIAVSPKDKGGSEKMGIAIGKMVAEDPSFQVETDEETGETILKGMGELHLDIKVDILKRTYGVDLTVGAPQVAYRETITQAIEDSYTHKKQSGGSGQFGKIDYRIKPGEAGSGFKFNSVVVGGNVPKEFWPAVEKGFASMMENGVLAGFPTLDVEVELFDGGFHAVDSSAIAFEIAAKGAFRQSMPKAGAQLLEPIMNVDVFTPDDHVGDVIGDLNRRRGMIKDQQAGVTGVRIKADVPLSEMFGYIGHLRTITSGRGQFSMEFAQYAPCPTNVADEVIAKVKAEKEAGK; translated from the coding sequence ATGGCAGATTTATCGAAATACAGAAACATTGGTATTTTCGCGCACGTTGATGCGGGTAAAACAACTACCACTGAGCGTATCCTTAAGCTAACTGGTCAAATCCACAAGACTGGTGAAGTACATGATGGCGAATCAACGACTGACTTCATGGAACAGGAAGCTGAGCGCGGTATTACTATCCAATCAGCAGCTGTAAGCTGTTTTTGGAACGATCACCGTCTAAACGTTATCGATACTCCTGGACACGTTGACTTCACAGTTGAAGTATACCGTTCTCTTAAAGTTCTTGATGGCGGTATCGGTGTATTCTGTGGTTCTGGTGGTGTTGAACCTCAATCAGAAACTAACTGGCGCTACGCTAACGAATCAGAAGTATCTCGTCTGATCTTCGTTAACAAACTAGACCGTATGGGTGCAGATTTCTACAACGTTGTTGACCAAGTTAAAAACGTTCTAGGTGCTACTCCTCTAGTTATGGTTCTACCAATCGGTCGTGAAGACGAATTCGTTGGTGTTGTAGACCTACTAAGCCGTAAAGCATACGTTTGGGATGACACTGGTCTTCCTGAAAACTACGAAATCAAAGATGTTCCTGCGGACATGGTTGATGACGTTGAGCAATACCGTGAAGAGCTAATCGAAACTGCTGTAGAGCAAGACGATGACCTAATGGAAGCTTACATGGAAGGTGAAGAGCCTTCTATCGAAGACATCAAGCGTTGTATCCGTAAAGGTACTCGTGATATCGCATTCTTCCCTACGTTCTGTGGTTCTGCGTTCAAGAACAAAGGTATGCAACTTATCCTTGATGCTGTAGTAGATTACCTACCAGCACCAACTGAAGTTGATCCTCAACCTCTAATGGATGAGAACGGCGAAGAAACTGGCGAACACGCTATCGTTTCTACAGATGAAACTTTCAAAGCGCTTGCATTCAAAATCATGGATGACCGCTTCGGTGCTCTAACTTTCGTTCGTATTTACTCTGGTAAACTGAACAAAGGTGACACGATTCTTAACTCATTCACTGGCAAAACAGAACGTGTTGGCCGTATGGTTGAGATGCAAGCTGATGACCGTAACGAACTAACTAGCGCACAAGCTGGTGACATCATTGCGATCGTTGGTATGAAGAACGTGCAAACTGGTCACACTCTATGTGATCCTAAGCACCAAGTAACGCTTGAGCCAATGGTATTCCCAACTCCAGTAATCTCAATCGCTGTATCTCCAAAAGATAAAGGCGGTTCTGAGAAAATGGGTATCGCGATCGGTAAAATGGTTGCAGAAGATCCATCTTTCCAAGTTGAGACTGACGAAGAGACTGGCGAAACTATCCTGAAAGGTATGGGTGAACTTCACCTAGACATCAAGGTAGATATCCTTAAGCGTACATACGGCGTTGACCTAACTGTAGGTGCTCCTCAAGTTGCTTACCGTGAAACTATCACTCAAGCAATTGAAGATAGCTACACGCACAAGAAGCAATCTGGTGGTTCTGGTCAATTCGGTAAGATCGATTACCGTATCAAACCAGGCGAAGCAGGTTCTGGCTTCAAGTTCAACTCTGTAGTTGTGGGCGGTAACGTTCCTAAAGAATTCTGGCCTGCAGTTGAGAAAGGCTTCGCATCTATGATGGAAAACGGCGTACTAGCTGGCTTCCCAACTCTAGACGTTGAAGTTGAACTGTTCGATGGTGGCTTCCACGCAGTCGATTCATCTGCTATCGCATTTGAAATCGCAGCGAAAGGTGCATTCCGTCAATCTATGCCTAAAGCTGGCGCGCAACTTCTTGAGCCTATCATGAACGTTGACGTGTTCACTCCAGACGATCACGTTGGTGATGTTATCGGTGACCTTAACCGTCGTCGTGGCATGATCAAAGATCAACAAGCTGGCGTAACTGGTGTTCGTATTAAAGCTGACGTACCTCTTTCTGAGATGTTCGGCTACATCGGTCACCTACGTACTATCACTTCTGGTCGTGGCCAATTCTCTATGGAATTCGCACAATACGCACCATGTCCAACTAACGTTGCTGACGAAGTGATTGCAAAAGTTAAAGCTGAAAAAGAAGCTGGTAAGTAA
- a CDS encoding LysR substrate-binding domain-containing protein produces the protein MREQTPPFQGIYYFYTAAETGSFKLAAEKLFVTAAAVSQQIRQLEEWLGADLFIRQHRKVVLTHEGEVLYLQAKKGFAHIHDGVRQINQDPNPTQLSISTVPSFAQHWLVPRIGDFRDRHPDLSMLIEPTNKLVTFEGSNVDICVRYGHGNYPNIESRWLMDEVVYPVCHPIYQEKHGIYDIGDLHKAELIEDRWPDMDWNLWLDVVGAKAGRSSLQFDGSHFVLEGALSVQGVALVKHSLVYRYLQEKKLVRIGNIALKPKYNYFLCAPAGYFHREKIKRFEAWMQGQVGLFGNKGREELSIIDTNYELKWSDNS, from the coding sequence GTGAGAGAACAAACCCCGCCATTCCAAGGAATCTATTACTTTTATACTGCGGCTGAAACAGGCAGTTTTAAGCTTGCAGCAGAAAAGCTATTTGTCACGGCTGCAGCAGTCAGCCAACAAATTCGCCAACTTGAAGAATGGTTAGGCGCAGACCTGTTTATTCGCCAACACCGAAAAGTAGTATTAACCCATGAAGGCGAAGTACTGTACCTGCAAGCGAAGAAAGGCTTTGCCCATATTCATGACGGAGTAAGACAAATCAACCAAGATCCTAATCCCACTCAGCTGTCGATCTCTACCGTGCCTTCCTTTGCTCAACATTGGCTAGTACCGAGAATTGGCGACTTTCGCGATCGTCACCCTGATCTATCCATGCTAATTGAGCCAACCAATAAGCTAGTCACATTTGAAGGTTCTAATGTCGATATCTGCGTTCGATATGGTCATGGAAATTACCCAAACATCGAATCACGCTGGTTGATGGACGAAGTGGTTTACCCGGTTTGCCACCCGATCTACCAAGAGAAGCATGGTATTTACGACATCGGCGATCTACACAAAGCTGAGCTAATTGAAGACCGCTGGCCTGATATGGATTGGAATCTATGGTTAGACGTTGTTGGAGCAAAGGCAGGACGTTCATCACTGCAATTTGATGGTTCGCATTTTGTTTTAGAGGGTGCGTTATCCGTTCAAGGTGTCGCGTTGGTCAAGCACAGCTTGGTTTATCGGTATTTGCAGGAAAAGAAGTTAGTACGGATAGGTAACATAGCCTTAAAGCCTAAGTACAATTACTTTTTGTGTGCACCTGCTGGTTATTTCCATCGAGAGAAGATAAAGCGTTTTGAAGCATGGATGCAGGGGCAGGTTGGGCTATTTGGCAATAAAGGGCGGGAGGAACTTTCTATTATCGATACAAACTACGAGCTGAAATGGTCTGATAATTCATAA
- a CDS encoding phosphopentomutase translates to MKRAFILVLDSFGIGETADADKFGDVGSDTMGHIADHCDKGLADNADRQGPLTLPNLSKLGLAMAHKESTGRFAPGMDTGAEIIGAYGHAAELSSGKDTPSGHWEIAGVPVLFDWGYFTDKENSFPKELTDRILERAGLSGFLGNCHSSGTEILDNLGEEHMKTGLPIFYTSADSVFQIACHEETFGLQNLLDLCQIAREELEDYNIGRVIARPFVGPGKGQFERTGNRRDLSVEPPAATILQKLVDEKGGNVHSIGKISDIYAGCGITQKTKATGIPALFEATKDAINEAGDNTIVFTNFVDFDSAYGHRRDVAGYAAALEYFDGRINEIIDMMKEDDVLILTADHGCDPTWPGTDHTREHIPVIVYGQKVPAGSLGRRDTFADIGQSLASYFGTSPMGHGTSFL, encoded by the coding sequence ATGAAAAGAGCATTTATTTTAGTTTTAGATTCATTCGGTATCGGTGAAACAGCGGATGCAGACAAATTCGGTGATGTAGGTTCAGACACTATGGGCCACATCGCAGATCATTGTGACAAAGGTCTTGCAGACAATGCCGATCGTCAAGGTCCTCTGACGCTACCTAACCTGTCTAAGCTAGGTTTAGCAATGGCTCATAAAGAGTCTACAGGTCGCTTCGCTCCTGGTATGGATACAGGCGCTGAAATCATTGGCGCTTACGGTCATGCTGCTGAGTTGTCTTCTGGTAAAGACACGCCATCAGGTCACTGGGAAATCGCGGGTGTACCGGTACTGTTTGACTGGGGCTACTTCACCGACAAAGAGAACAGTTTTCCAAAAGAGCTAACTGACCGCATTCTTGAGCGTGCAGGTTTGTCTGGTTTCTTGGGTAACTGCCACTCATCAGGCACTGAAATCCTAGATAACCTAGGTGAAGAACACATGAAGACTGGCCTACCAATCTTCTATACTTCTGCGGACTCTGTTTTCCAGATCGCTTGTCACGAGGAGACATTCGGCCTACAAAACCTATTAGACCTTTGTCAGATTGCTCGTGAAGAGCTAGAAGACTACAACATTGGTCGTGTTATTGCGCGTCCGTTCGTTGGCCCTGGTAAAGGTCAATTTGAGCGTACTGGTAACCGTCGTGATCTTTCTGTTGAACCACCTGCGGCAACTATCCTACAGAAGCTTGTTGATGAGAAGGGCGGTAACGTTCATTCAATCGGTAAGATTTCTGATATCTACGCAGGCTGTGGTATTACTCAGAAAACCAAAGCAACAGGTATTCCTGCGCTATTTGAAGCGACTAAAGATGCGATCAATGAAGCGGGCGATAACACGATTGTGTTTACTAACTTCGTTGATTTCGACTCAGCTTACGGCCACCGCCGTGATGTTGCGGGCTACGCAGCGGCACTTGAGTACTTCGATGGTCGCATCAATGAAATCATCGATATGATGAAAGAGGATGATGTACTAATCCTAACTGCAGACCATGGTTGTGATCCAACATGGCCAGGTACAGACCATACTCGTGAACATATTCCTGTGATTGTTTACGGTCAGAAGGTTCCAGCTGGTTCTCTAGGCCGTCGCGATACGTTCGCTGATATCGGTCAAAGCTTAGCGTCATACTTTGGTACATCGCCAATGGGACACGGTACAAGCTTTCTATAA
- the deoD gene encoding purine-nucleoside phosphorylase, producing MATPHINAEMGDFADVVLMPGDPLRAKYIAETFLEEVVQVCDVRNMFGYTGTYKGRKVSVMGHGMGIPSCSIYATELIKDFGVKKIIRVGSCGAVSEDIKVRDVVIGMGACTDSKVNRIRFKGHDFAAIADYKMVRAAEDAAKARGVDVKVGNLFSAELFYTPDPEMFEVMDKYGIVGVEMEAAGIYGVCAEYGAKALTICTVSDHIKTGEQTTSDERQTTFNDMMVIALDSVLLGDQE from the coding sequence ATGGCTACTCCACATATTAATGCTGAAATGGGTGATTTCGCTGACGTAGTTCTAATGCCAGGCGACCCGCTACGTGCTAAATACATCGCTGAAACCTTCTTAGAAGAAGTGGTTCAAGTGTGCGACGTTCGTAACATGTTTGGTTACACAGGTACTTATAAAGGCCGTAAGGTTTCGGTTATGGGACATGGTATGGGCATTCCATCTTGTTCCATTTACGCGACTGAGCTGATCAAAGACTTTGGTGTGAAAAAGATCATTCGTGTCGGTAGTTGTGGTGCAGTTAGCGAAGATATCAAAGTGCGTGATGTGGTTATCGGGATGGGGGCATGTACCGATTCAAAAGTGAACCGTATTCGCTTTAAAGGCCACGACTTCGCGGCTATTGCTGACTACAAAATGGTGCGTGCAGCAGAAGATGCAGCCAAAGCGCGTGGTGTTGATGTAAAAGTCGGCAACCTGTTCTCTGCTGAACTGTTCTACACGCCAGATCCTGAAATGTTTGAAGTGATGGATAAGTACGGCATTGTCGGTGTAGAGATGGAAGCGGCAGGCATCTATGGTGTGTGTGCTGAATACGGCGCAAAAGCTCTGACTATCTGTACTGTGTCTGATCACATCAAAACCGGTGAGCAAACCACATCAGATGAGCGTCAAACAACCTTCAACGATATGATGGTTATCGCGCTAGACTCTGTACTTCTTGGTGACCAAGAGTAA
- a CDS encoding VF530 family protein, with product MTQENNPLHGITLQKLLTELVEHYGWEELSYMVNINCFKKDPSIKSSLKFLRKTDWARTKVEQIYIDLKR from the coding sequence ATGACACAAGAAAATAACCCACTTCACGGCATCACACTGCAAAAGCTACTGACTGAGTTGGTTGAGCATTACGGTTGGGAAGAGTTGAGTTACATGGTCAACATCAACTGTTTCAAAAAAGACCCGAGTATTAAATCTAGCCTAAAGTTTTTGCGTAAAACTGACTGGGCTCGCACTAAAGTAGAGCAGATCTACATTGATTTAAAACGCTAG
- the serB gene encoding phosphoserine phosphatase, whose translation MDAQKYLPIKRHTTLLTRLPETRFASQLAKSKANWIVFGEYLSPQSFDDIDFFTGTYNTILDTWKVGHYEVALMSGNLTPAHEEILQALKLDYACLNEVPDLSKPGLIVMDMDSTAIQIECIDEIAKLAGVGELVSEITERAMQGELDFEQSLRQRVGALKGADESILEQVRQSLPFMPDLVGLVNTLNKLGWKTAIASGGFTYFSDYLKDTLDLDHAQSNTLEIVNGKLTGEVLGDVVSAQTKADILVELAEEYELELHNTVAVGDGANDLVMMGSAGLGIAYHAKPKVEQQAQTAVRYAGLGGVLCILSGVLAKQQKISWQAKP comes from the coding sequence ATGGACGCTCAGAAATATCTGCCGATAAAAAGGCATACGACATTATTAACTCGACTCCCCGAGACACGTTTCGCTTCTCAACTCGCTAAATCCAAAGCTAATTGGATTGTGTTCGGTGAGTATCTATCTCCACAATCTTTCGATGACATTGACTTTTTCACGGGCACTTACAACACCATCCTCGATACGTGGAAGGTAGGGCATTATGAAGTGGCTTTGATGTCAGGTAATCTAACACCAGCACACGAAGAAATCTTACAGGCACTGAAGCTTGACTATGCTTGCCTTAATGAGGTTCCAGACTTATCTAAGCCAGGCTTGATCGTGATGGATATGGATTCCACTGCGATTCAAATTGAATGTATTGATGAGATTGCAAAGTTGGCTGGAGTGGGGGAGTTAGTCTCTGAAATCACAGAGCGAGCAATGCAAGGCGAACTCGATTTTGAACAGAGCCTACGCCAACGAGTTGGAGCCCTAAAAGGTGCGGATGAGTCGATATTGGAGCAAGTGCGTCAATCATTGCCATTCATGCCAGACCTAGTAGGGCTTGTGAATACTTTGAATAAACTTGGTTGGAAGACGGCGATCGCATCGGGCGGCTTTACTTACTTCTCTGACTACTTGAAAGATACACTTGATCTTGACCATGCTCAGTCAAACACGCTGGAGATCGTCAATGGTAAGCTGACGGGTGAGGTCTTAGGTGATGTTGTTTCGGCGCAGACCAAAGCGGATATCTTGGTAGAGTTGGCTGAAGAGTACGAATTAGAACTACATAATACTGTTGCTGTTGGTGATGGTGCTAATGATTTGGTGATGATGGGGTCTGCAGGTTTAGGTATTGCCTACCACGCGAAACCAAAAGTAGAGCAGCAAGCTCAAACTGCTGTACGTTACGCAGGTTTAGGCGGGGTGCTGTGTATCTTGTCTGGCGTATTAGCTAAGCAGCAAAAAATTAGCTGGCAAGCAAAACCTTAA
- a CDS encoding YtjB family periplasmic protein, whose product MNESLFSIRNALRMLALILLATMFVVTIKNTVVISKGNEKIQAKQLETLTKLLISQASLSASKMITQQDQERLLELTNQLSQDRLVFDTTIYDAEGIRLASSEKALSVREVLGLDTPLSTASIGRQQLVEPIYSPEKTIIGFIRVTFETGKMTAISDHHYRKSDRYMIGMVLMGFVSGVLFIMLIRRRPTKSGENLLLKNVNS is encoded by the coding sequence ATGAATGAATCATTGTTCTCAATACGTAACGCTTTACGAATGCTAGCCCTCATTTTGTTGGCTACCATGTTCGTTGTAACGATTAAAAATACGGTCGTGATCAGTAAAGGTAACGAGAAGATCCAAGCGAAACAGTTGGAAACTCTTACCAAGCTGCTTATCTCTCAGGCATCACTTTCAGCCAGCAAGATGATCACGCAACAAGACCAAGAGCGATTGCTTGAGTTGACTAATCAGCTGTCTCAAGACCGACTGGTATTTGATACCACCATCTATGACGCAGAGGGTATTCGACTGGCGTCGAGTGAGAAAGCACTCTCAGTACGAGAGGTTCTTGGCCTAGATACACCACTTTCAACAGCAAGTATTGGCAGACAACAATTAGTTGAACCTATTTATTCACCGGAGAAAACGATCATCGGCTTTATTCGAGTGACCTTCGAAACCGGTAAAATGACGGCGATTTCTGATCACCACTATCGAAAAAGTGATCGCTACATGATCGGTATGGTCTTGATGGGGTTTGTGAGTGGTGTGCTGTTCATCATGTTGATTCGCAGAAGGCCAACCAAGTCTGGTGAGAACTTACTGTTGAAAAATGTAAACTCATAA
- the radA gene encoding DNA repair protein RadA: protein MAKAKRAYVCNDCGADFPRWQGQCNACGAWNTITEVRLAASPQVARNERLSGYAGGATESSVQTLSEIDLQEVPRFSSGFKELDRVLGGGVVPGAAILIGGNPGAGKSTLLLQTMCQLSSQLPTLYVTGEESLQQVAMRASRLGLPKEHLKMLSETNVDKICQVAEKEQPKIMVIDSIQVMHVADVQSSPGSVAQVRESATALTRYAKQNNVAVFLVGHVTKDGTLAGPKVLEHIIDCSVLLDGGTDSRFRTLRSHKNRFGAVNELGVFAMTGQGLKEVSNPSAIFLSRGEEETSGSSVMVVWEGTRPLLVEIQALVDYSQLANPRRVAVGLEQNRLSLLLAVLHKHGGLQMADQDVFVNVVGGVKVTETSADLALVMALLSSFRDRALPKDVVVFGEVGLAGEIRPVPSGQERLNEAFKHGFKKAIVPAANMPKGGIPGMQIHGVKKLSEAINAFDEL from the coding sequence ATGGCTAAGGCAAAACGAGCTTATGTGTGTAATGACTGTGGTGCTGACTTTCCACGTTGGCAGGGGCAGTGCAACGCGTGTGGTGCTTGGAACACGATTACAGAAGTTAGGTTAGCCGCTTCACCTCAGGTAGCGCGCAATGAACGATTGAGTGGTTATGCTGGTGGTGCAACCGAGTCTTCAGTTCAAACGCTGTCGGAAATCGACTTGCAAGAAGTGCCACGCTTTAGCAGTGGCTTTAAAGAACTCGACCGCGTACTCGGTGGTGGTGTGGTACCGGGTGCTGCGATTCTGATTGGTGGTAACCCTGGTGCGGGTAAATCAACGCTGTTATTGCAGACTATGTGTCAGTTATCTTCACAATTACCGACTCTTTATGTCACAGGGGAAGAATCCCTACAGCAGGTTGCGATGCGAGCCTCTCGACTTGGATTACCGAAAGAGCACCTAAAGATGCTCTCTGAAACCAACGTTGATAAGATCTGTCAGGTTGCTGAAAAAGAGCAGCCAAAGATCATGGTTATCGACTCAATCCAAGTTATGCATGTTGCTGATGTTCAATCTTCACCGGGCAGTGTCGCTCAGGTTCGTGAATCAGCAACCGCGTTAACGCGCTACGCAAAACAAAATAATGTTGCTGTGTTCTTAGTAGGACACGTAACTAAAGACGGCACCTTAGCCGGGCCAAAAGTGCTTGAGCACATAATTGACTGCTCCGTTCTATTGGATGGCGGAACCGATAGTCGCTTTAGAACATTGCGCAGTCACAAAAACCGTTTTGGTGCGGTCAATGAACTCGGTGTGTTTGCTATGACTGGTCAAGGACTAAAAGAAGTCAGCAACCCATCGGCGATTTTCTTGTCTCGTGGTGAAGAAGAAACCTCGGGCAGTTCGGTTATGGTGGTATGGGAAGGTACTCGTCCACTACTTGTCGAAATCCAAGCGCTGGTGGACTATTCCCAGCTGGCTAATCCGCGTCGTGTCGCTGTCGGTCTAGAACAAAACCGGCTTTCGTTGTTATTAGCGGTGCTGCATAAACACGGCGGTTTACAAATGGCTGATCAAGATGTGTTTGTGAATGTCGTCGGTGGTGTTAAAGTAACCGAAACCAGTGCTGATCTTGCGTTGGTGATGGCTTTACTTTCAAGTTTCAGAGACCGTGCATTGCCAAAAGATGTGGTGGTATTTGGAGAAGTGGGCCTAGCGGGTGAGATTAGACCGGTACCGAGTGGGCAAGAGCGTCTTAATGAGGCATTTAAACATGGCTTTAAGAAAGCGATCGTACCGGCAGCAAACATGCCTAAAGGTGGCATTCCTGGAATGCAGATCCACGGCGTGAAAAAATTATCGGAAGCAATTAATGCTTTTGATGAGTTGTAA
- a CDS encoding PilZ domain-containing protein encodes MQQSEILSVAERLIPAYHAEDFEFLLSQMTEGESPSLKLLVKMELNRIMAPCTKSIDLRGRIDNECRQFTLDGRKHWLDDIALNAYQRGTKKFKGYTEGAWELVMTPRTQPLSVVKTSSQGNLDITSANSPYEAEAINLGYDLKRQENRLKISSQVEIITSKGQSLHGVTVDISPSGAKFKVPSAFRYNLGEIISVKFTELIEKSQENDVNQAVEFRVLGIDESYENNAVKFLRTIKVSDNNLVARLLDESLNSTSKKTSHENQDRIIRTRTRGIEHTYLKHTCNLPLFFSGSELKLALLTDNNHPLWQYWHDERNQQALGTLFNEQRMNLLAKPGVKGTSNVIYSFTHEHQNKTLFYSMMLPEASREQRQLFWHIGGKRKSWKAFKFSVFELSDTERQALAKHSDTLAQSSVQLTHCGILQEIGDHESAADYLLSEKPRIPSSELNRFRHPRTVVGNIQSIYFDSQTRRKEPRYQFKSPLQIISQDGAAANGHTLDISKRGLSISLEHPMVLKINDQVLVNFNELQLYDKNLPLSTVPYHVIRVSPNGRNVQLVIAENAKTMRTIAFLNGLIDQNQSKLVKKKEILPTHSLLESLHNILLSKMVSNPIFIDKPSSTLRCKIIGVNFPLNKHLALLAKLGHNQKFSLEPIFKGHSNSLLAEPLKRIEGAEPKHHDVYIAAVKFGDKIQSVHTKLVKDFASAKERILFIKKAQHLGDVYVLRVTTAPIFNPLTSLFQSDLEELSRISMHQAKKLENEVTAFIGYGEIEDITDEVLIRLELTR; translated from the coding sequence ATGCAGCAATCTGAAATTCTATCTGTAGCAGAACGTCTTATCCCGGCCTACCACGCCGAAGATTTCGAATTCCTTCTTTCTCAAATGACAGAAGGCGAATCTCCGTCTCTAAAACTGCTGGTTAAAATGGAACTGAATCGTATCATGGCTCCGTGTACAAAGAGCATTGATTTACGTGGGCGCATTGATAATGAATGTCGTCAGTTCACATTGGACGGCCGTAAACACTGGCTCGATGACATAGCTTTAAACGCGTATCAACGTGGTACTAAAAAGTTTAAAGGTTACACAGAAGGTGCATGGGAGTTAGTAATGACTCCACGAACTCAACCACTGAGCGTTGTTAAAACGTCTTCTCAAGGTAACCTCGACATTACTAGCGCCAATAGCCCGTATGAAGCGGAAGCGATTAACCTAGGTTACGACTTAAAGCGTCAAGAAAACAGACTCAAGATTAGCTCGCAGGTAGAGATCATCACATCGAAAGGGCAAAGCCTACATGGTGTAACGGTTGATATCTCCCCGTCGGGTGCAAAGTTCAAGGTGCCGAGTGCCTTTAGATATAACCTCGGCGAGATCATCAGCGTTAAGTTCACAGAGCTTATTGAAAAGTCGCAAGAAAACGATGTTAACCAAGCGGTTGAATTTCGCGTTTTGGGTATCGACGAATCTTATGAGAACAACGCAGTAAAATTTCTAAGAACCATCAAGGTCAGCGACAACAACCTTGTGGCTCGCTTACTCGATGAGTCTTTAAATAGCACAAGTAAGAAAACCAGCCATGAAAATCAAGATAGGATCATTCGAACTCGTACTCGAGGCATCGAACACACCTATCTAAAGCATACTTGTAACCTTCCTCTGTTCTTTAGCGGTAGCGAACTCAAGCTTGCTCTACTGACGGATAACAACCATCCGTTATGGCAATACTGGCACGACGAGCGAAATCAACAAGCTCTGGGAACTCTATTCAACGAGCAACGTATGAACCTGCTGGCTAAACCAGGAGTAAAGGGAACCAGTAACGTTATCTATTCTTTTACCCATGAACACCAAAACAAGACCTTGTTCTATTCAATGATGCTACCTGAAGCCTCTCGTGAACAAAGACAGCTGTTCTGGCACATCGGTGGCAAGCGTAAAAGTTGGAAGGCGTTCAAGTTTTCGGTTTTCGAACTTTCAGACACTGAGCGACAAGCGTTAGCTAAACACTCGGATACGCTGGCTCAAAGCTCAGTTCAACTGACGCATTGTGGAATCTTGCAAGAGATCGGCGATCACGAAAGTGCTGCAGATTATCTTCTGAGTGAAAAGCCACGCATTCCAAGCAGTGAACTGAACCGTTTCCGTCACCCGCGTACCGTAGTCGGCAATATTCAAAGTATCTACTTTGACTCTCAGACTCGTCGTAAAGAGCCGAGATATCAATTTAAGTCTCCGTTGCAGATCATCTCACAAGATGGCGCCGCGGCGAACGGACACACCTTAGATATCTCAAAGCGTGGACTGAGCATTAGCCTTGAACACCCAATGGTACTCAAGATTAATGATCAGGTATTAGTGAACTTCAACGAGCTACAGCTCTATGACAAGAACCTACCATTGAGCACCGTGCCTTACCACGTGATTCGAGTAAGCCCGAACGGCCGCAATGTACAACTGGTTATCGCAGAGAATGCCAAAACAATGCGCACCATTGCTTTCCTTAATGGGCTTATCGATCAAAACCAAAGCAAGCTAGTTAAGAAGAAAGAGATACTGCCAACACATTCGCTGCTCGAATCTCTGCATAACATTTTGCTAAGCAAGATGGTCAGCAACCCAATATTCATTGATAAGCCAAGCTCAACGCTGCGCTGTAAGATCATTGGTGTGAACTTCCCATTGAATAAGCACCTGGCGTTGCTTGCTAAACTCGGCCACAATCAAAAGTTCTCACTCGAACCTATTTTCAAAGGGCACTCCAACTCGCTGTTGGCTGAGCCACTGAAAAGAATTGAAGGTGCAGAGCCGAAACACCATGACGTATACATTGCTGCAGTTAAATTTGGCGACAAGATCCAATCGGTTCACACCAAGCTGGTTAAAGACTTCGCCTCAGCCAAGGAACGCATCTTATTCATTAAGAAAGCTCAGCACTTAGGCGACGTGTATGTATTACGAGTCACGACTGCACCTATCTTTAATCCGTTGACGAGTTTATTCCAGTCGGATTTAGAAGAGCTTTCACGCATCAGCATGCATCAAGCTAAGAAGCTAGAGAATGAAGTTACTGCATTTATCGGTTATGGCGAGATAGAAGATATTACTGATGAAGTGTTGATTCGATTGGAGCTGACTCGCTAA